The following are from one region of the Arachis duranensis cultivar V14167 chromosome 10, aradu.V14167.gnm2.J7QH, whole genome shotgun sequence genome:
- the LOC107468198 gene encoding oil body-associated protein 2A has translation MASADKSAGPTPPGQSMSVGQHMLDKGAMMLQSLKPVKQFSHHVCSFAIYSHDMSRQIETHHYCSRLNQDFLQCAVYDSDDANARLLGVEYIISDRIFEDLPDEEKKLWHSHAYEVKLGLLISPRVPEMIAMPDLENLAKSYGKFWCTWQADRGDRVPLGAPALMMSPQGVRPGLVRPDLVHQRDAKYHVASDSYKTSRLEIPEPEMISPFADYWKQHGKGFAIDIVDTEMILRAPFP, from the exons ATGGCTTCGGCGGACAAGTCAGCGGGCCCCACACCACCGGGGCAATCCATGAGCGTGGGGCAGCACATGCTAGACAAGGGCGCCATGATGCTTCAGTCCCTCAAACCCGTGAAGCAGTTCAGCCACCACGTTTGCTCCTTCGCCATCTACAGCCACGACATGTCTCGCCAGATCGAGACTCACCACTACTGCTCCCGCCTCAACCAGGACTTCCTCCAGTGCGCCGTCTACGACTCCGACGACGCCAACGCCCGCCTCCTTG GTGTGGAGTACATTATTTCTGATAGAATCTTTGAAGATCTGCCTGACGAGGAAAAGAAGCTTTGGCACTCTCATGCTTATGAG GTCAAGTTGGGTCTATTAATAAGCCCAAGAGTTCCAGAGATGATTGCCATGCCTGATCTTGAAAACCTTGCTAAATCCTATGGAAAATTCTGGTGTACTTGGCAGGCCGATAGAG GAGATAGGGTTCCACTGGGTGCACCAGCACTAATGATGTCACCACAAGGGGTGAGGCCTGGGCTGGTGAGGCCAGATCTGGTGCATCAGAGGGATGCAAAGTATCATGTTGCCTCAGACAGCTATAAGACCTCAAGGCTTGAGATCcctgagcctgagatgattagCCCTTTCGCTGATTATTGGAAGCAGCATGGCAAAGGGTTTGCCATTGACATTGTGGATACTGAGATGATACTCAGGGCACCTTTTCCTTGA
- the LOC107468201 gene encoding protein NRT1/ PTR FAMILY 4.5 yields METSEVVDGNWKVEAVELEQLVAVDGKVDWKGRRALKNKHGGMIAAIPMLVTLGFENLATFSLAVNGVPYFNGEMHYDLADAANMLTTYLGVSYILALLVAVVADTWLGRYKSVLISGSLDFLGLALITVQAHYSSLKPPPCNVFDPRFHCEKLKRGQEAFLYIGLYLLAFGSAGVKASLPSHGADQFDETDPKESRLMSTFFNTLLLAVCLGGAVSLTFIVWIQIHKGWDWGFGIGTIAMLLGIIIFAVALPLYRIHPAKGTSALLEIVQVYVAAIRNRRLTLPEDPAELYEIEQDKEAALETEFLPHRDIYRFLDKAAIQTKPNDQSEKPQAQSPWKLCRVTQVENAKILLSMVPIFCCTIIMTLCLAQLQTFSIQQGYTMDTRFINNFHIPPASLPIIPVTFLIIIVPIYDRIFVPLLRRFTGIPTGVTHLQRIGVGLVLSCISMAAASIMEVKRKQVARDHNMLDAIPVLQPLPISTFWLSFQYFIFGIADMFTYVGLLQFFYSEAPKGLKSTSTCFLWTSMALGYFLSTIVVKCVNGATKHHTNSRGWLAGNNINRNHLNLFYLFLSVVSFINFIIYLFVSKMYKYRPQQPIVPDDNSKSKE; encoded by the exons ATG GAAACTTCTGAAGTGGTTGATGGGAATTGGAAGGTGGAGGCGGTGGAGCTGGAGCAGCTGGTGGCGGTAGATGGAAAGGTTGATTGGAAAGGGAGAAGAGCTCTCAAAAATAAACATGGTGGAATGATAGCTGCAATCCCCATGCTAG TGACGCTTGGTTTCGAGAACTTGGCGACATTCTCGCTGGCGGTGAACGGGGTGCCATACTTCAACGGAGAAATGCACTATGATCTGGCCGATGCGGCTAACATGCTCACCACCTATCTGGGTGTAAGTTACATCCTTGCCCTTTTGGTCGCCGTGGTTGCTGACACCTGGCTTGGCAGATACAAATCCGTTCTTATTTCTGGCTCCCTCGACTTTCTG GGACTTGCATTGATCACGGTACAAGCGCACTATTCTAGCCTTAAGCCGCCCCCTTGCAATGTGTTTGATCCAAGATTCCACTGTGAGAAACTCAAAAGAGGCCAAGAAGCATTTCTCTACATTGGCTTGTACTTGTTGGCATTTGGAAGTGCAGGGGTCAAAGCTTCTTTGCCATCACATGGTGCTGACCAGTTTGATGAAACAGACCCAAAAGAATCAAGGCTGATGTCAACATTCTTCAACACACTCTTGCTTGCAGTGTGCCTTGGTGGTGCTGTCAGCTTAACCTTCATTGTGTGGATACAAATCCATAAAGGATGGGATTGGGGATTTGGGATTGGCACCATTGCTATGTTACTTGGCATCATTATCTTTGCTGTTGCATTGCCACTATACAGAATTCATCCTGCTAAAGGAACAAGTGCTTTACTTGAGATCGTGCAG GTCTATGTTGCTGCAATCCGGAATAGAAGACTTACCCTTCCTGAAGATCCTGCAGAACTATATGAGATTGAGCAGGACAAGGAAGCTGCTTTGGAAACAGAGTTTCTACCTCATAGAGATATTTACAG GTTTTTGGACAAAGCAGCCATCCAAACAAAACCTAATGATCAATCTGAGAAACCACAGGCTCAAAGCCCATGGAAGCTTTGCAGAGTTACACAAGTAGAAAATGCAAAAATCCTTCTTAGTATGGTCCCGATTTTCTGCTGCACAATCATAATGACCCTTTGCCTGGCTCAACTCCAAACATTTTCTATCCAACAAGGCTATACAATGGACACCAGATTCATCAATAATTTCCACATCCCACCAGCATCCCTCCCAATCATCCCAGTCACATTCTTAATCATAATTGTTCCAATCTACGACCGCATCTTTGTGCCTCTTCTGCGCAGATTCACCGGTATTCCCACTGGAGTCACGCACTTGCAGCGCATAGGAGTAGGTCTAGTACTCTCTTGCATATCAATGGCAGCGGCTTCAATAatggaagtgaagagaaaaCAAGTCGCAAGAGACCATAACATGCTTGATGCTATACCAGTACTTCAGCCATTGCCAATAAGCACATTCTGGCTTTCTTTTCAATACTTCATATTTGGCATAGCTGACATGTTTACCTATGTGGGGTTGCTTCAGTTTTTCTATTCAGAAGCACCAAAAGGGCTTAAATCTACATCAACATGCTTCCTTTGGACTTCAATGGCACTCGGGTATTTTCTAAGTACTATTGTGGTGAAATGTGTGAATGGTGCAACCAAGCATCACACTAATAGTAGGGGATGGTTAGCAGGGAACAACATTAACAGAAACCATCTAAACCTTTTCTACTTGTTCCTATCTGTGGTGAGCTTCATCAACTTCATAATCTATTTGTTTGTTTCAAAGATGTACAAGTACCGGCCTCAACAACCTATAGTGCCAGATGacaattcaaaatcaaaggaATGA